The following are from one region of the Terriglobia bacterium genome:
- a CDS encoding HIT domain-containing protein, giving the protein MDYLFTPWRYAYITGANAPGDCLFCTLLQTKNDEQALIVHRAKYCFVMLNAFPYTSGHTMVVPYDHVDELSKLSPPAAQEMMELTRRLEGVLRELYRPDGVNLGMNIGKAAGAGVAGHIHMHILPRWFGDVNFMSAIGETRVLPEDLQTTYKKLRSKF; this is encoded by the coding sequence ATGGACTATCTGTTTACACCCTGGCGATACGCCTACATCACCGGCGCAAATGCCCCGGGCGACTGCCTGTTTTGCACTCTTCTGCAGACCAAAAACGATGAGCAGGCGCTGATCGTCCATCGCGCAAAATACTGCTTTGTGATGCTTAACGCTTTTCCATATACGTCCGGTCATACGATGGTGGTGCCGTACGATCACGTTGACGAATTATCCAAACTTTCACCACCCGCAGCGCAGGAGATGATGGAGCTGACGCGACGGCTGGAAGGCGTCCTGCGCGAACTCTATCGGCCTGACGGCGTTAATCTCGGAATGAACATCGGCAAGGCCGCGGGCGCCGGCGTGGCCGGTCACATCCACATGCATATCCTTCCCCGCTGGTTCGGCGACGTAAATTTCATGAGTGCCATCGGCGAGACGCGCGTGCTGCCGGAAGATTTGCAAACGACGTATAAGAAGTTACGTTCCAAATTCTGA
- a CDS encoding 30S ribosomal protein S1 — MWVEHTARSEHHGSDAESNSSTDSAQSYENSTTMSGNESQTQSPEQPSAGVAHKEETHMEDFATALESYTLETEPAPSEDNVFKGTVIKITATHVVVDIGFKSEGLVPIAEVTDAHGNVKFQPGQDIEVMVQRGENEEGSVLLSHERAERVRVWENIEKAYHSKEAVKGTVVERVKGGVSVDIGVKAFMPGSQVDVHPVRNLETLKGQEIEVRVIKLNKKRGNIVVSRKAILDEEIASKRGKTLENLAEGAILTGTVKNLTDYGAFVDMGGIDGLLHITDMSWGRLTHPRDLVHVGDQIQVKVLKYDPEKLRVSLGFKQLTPDPWLDASERYPIGARVKGRILSVTDYGAFVELEQGIEGLVHVSEMSWSKRMKHPSKLVNVGDEIECVVLNVNSNERRISLGLKQLESNPWERLHEKYPIGSTVEGRVRNLTDFGAFIEIEDGIDGLVHVSNLSWTKRVKHPSEVLKKGEKVKAIVLGIEPEQRRLSLGVKQLQPDAWESFFQTHRIGDVVHGKVLRLAQFGAFVEIAEGVEGLCHNSEATDSSGAGVKLDAGQEHDFKIIKMNAEEKKVGLSLRAVGEEASRADVEAYKHPASSATATTTLGDIINWKRAGNDQD, encoded by the coding sequence ATGTGGGTCGAGCATACAGCCCGTAGCGAGCACCATGGTTCCGACGCTGAATCCAACAGCTCAACCGATTCCGCCCAGTCCTACGAAAATTCAACAACTATGTCCGGGAACGAATCTCAAACTCAATCTCCTGAGCAGCCCAGCGCGGGCGTAGCTCACAAAGAAGAAACTCACATGGAAGACTTCGCCACAGCTCTTGAATCGTACACCCTAGAAACTGAGCCGGCGCCAAGTGAAGACAACGTCTTTAAAGGCACCGTGATCAAGATCACCGCAACCCATGTCGTCGTTGACATCGGCTTCAAGTCAGAAGGCCTTGTGCCGATTGCTGAAGTCACCGATGCTCACGGTAACGTGAAGTTCCAGCCAGGGCAGGACATTGAAGTGATGGTCCAGCGCGGCGAGAACGAAGAAGGCTCCGTTCTGCTTTCGCATGAACGGGCCGAGCGGGTGCGGGTGTGGGAGAACATCGAGAAGGCCTACCACTCCAAGGAAGCCGTTAAAGGCACGGTGGTGGAGCGCGTAAAGGGCGGCGTCTCCGTGGATATTGGCGTAAAGGCGTTTATGCCAGGATCGCAGGTGGATGTCCACCCGGTGCGCAACCTGGAAACGCTGAAAGGCCAGGAGATTGAAGTTCGGGTCATAAAGCTCAATAAAAAACGCGGCAACATTGTGGTTTCACGCAAGGCCATCCTGGATGAAGAAATTGCCTCCAAGCGCGGCAAGACCCTTGAGAATCTGGCGGAAGGCGCAATCCTTACCGGCACGGTAAAGAACCTCACTGACTACGGCGCATTCGTCGACATGGGCGGCATTGACGGCCTGCTGCATATCACTGATATGTCGTGGGGCAGGCTCACGCACCCGCGCGATCTCGTCCACGTGGGCGATCAGATCCAGGTAAAGGTTCTGAAGTACGATCCGGAAAAGCTGCGCGTTTCACTTGGCTTTAAGCAGCTCACGCCCGATCCGTGGCTTGACGCTTCCGAGCGCTATCCCATTGGCGCGCGCGTCAAAGGCCGCATTCTGAGCGTGACCGATTACGGCGCATTCGTCGAGCTGGAACAGGGCATTGAAGGCCTGGTCCATGTAAGCGAAATGTCGTGGTCCAAGCGCATGAAGCATCCTTCAAAGCTGGTCAACGTTGGCGATGAAATCGAATGCGTTGTGCTCAACGTAAATTCCAACGAACGCCGCATTTCGCTCGGGCTGAAACAGCTTGAGTCGAACCCATGGGAACGGCTGCATGAGAAGTATCCCATTGGATCGACCGTTGAAGGCCGCGTTCGCAACCTGACCGACTTCGGCGCCTTCATCGAGATTGAAGACGGAATTGACGGACTGGTCCACGTGAGCAATCTGAGCTGGACCAAGCGCGTCAAGCATCCTTCTGAGGTCTTGAAAAAAGGCGAGAAGGTAAAAGCCATTGTGCTGGGCATTGAGCCGGAGCAGCGCCGCTTGTCGTTGGGCGTAAAGCAGCTCCAACCCGACGCCTGGGAAAGCTTCTTCCAGACGCATCGCATTGGCGATGTGGTCCACGGAAAAGTGCTGCGGTTGGCGCAGTTCGGCGCTTTCGTTGAGATTGCTGAAGGCGTTGAAGGCCTTTGCCACAACTCTGAAGCCACTGATTCCTCTGGCGCTGGCGTGAAGCTGGATGCCGGCCAGGAACATGACTTCAAGATCATCAAGATGAATGCCGAAGAGAAGAAAGTCGGCCTGAGTCTGCGGGCAGTGGGCGAGGAAGCCAGCCGCGCTGATGTGGAAGCCTACAAACATCCGGCGTCGAGCGCGACGGCTACCACCACACTGGGTGACATCATCAACTGGAAGCGTGCCGGCAACGACCAGGACTAG
- a CDS encoding M28 family peptidase, whose translation MDSLKDSRIRISLFVSIALLMLAAPFAVAQKHKPKTRAAESAEKPSATAKRDRDPAIIQIIKDVSPQRAQQTDEKLVSFGTRSTLSVNNPGAASSPQGIVAARNWIKSEFEKISAECNGCLEVKTDTFIEQPKGPRDRITQPTEIQNVYAILKGTDPAQAKRIYLVTGHYDSRNSSNENSTDPAPGANDDGSGTTVSLECARVLSKHKFPATIIFLTVAGEEQGLNGSTHFAKMAKEQGWQLEGVLNNDIVGGNRTPGDTMQNNNWVRVFSEGIPAAATDADLRRIKAIGGENDSSSRELARYIHSVGETYDFGAFSPKLIFRRDRYLRGGDHSAFNEQGFAAVRFTEYREDYNHQHQNVRTENGIEYGDLPKFVDFEYVANVARLNAATLASLASSPAPPSDVHLLTKQLENDSKIQWKPAPGATAYEVLWRKTTDADFPEENLLRTTEPKVDLPDSKDNVIFGVRSVDAKGHRSLIVIPEPER comes from the coding sequence ATGGATTCCCTTAAAGATTCCCGCATACGAATTTCCTTGTTTGTCTCGATTGCGCTTCTGATGCTGGCAGCGCCTTTCGCCGTTGCCCAAAAACATAAGCCCAAAACCCGTGCTGCTGAATCCGCTGAAAAACCTTCAGCCACGGCCAAGCGGGACCGAGACCCCGCTATCATTCAGATCATAAAAGATGTTTCGCCACAGCGCGCCCAGCAGACCGACGAGAAGCTGGTTAGTTTTGGCACGCGTAGCACGCTCTCCGTCAATAATCCTGGCGCTGCCAGCTCCCCGCAAGGCATTGTAGCTGCCCGCAACTGGATCAAGTCAGAATTTGAAAAAATCTCCGCAGAATGCAACGGCTGTCTGGAAGTCAAGACTGACACCTTCATTGAGCAGCCTAAGGGGCCCAGAGACCGCATCACTCAACCCACGGAAATCCAGAATGTCTACGCCATCCTGAAAGGCACAGATCCGGCTCAGGCCAAGCGGATTTATCTGGTCACGGGACATTACGACTCGCGCAATTCCAGCAATGAGAACTCTACCGATCCCGCTCCCGGAGCCAATGACGATGGCAGCGGCACCACGGTTTCGCTCGAATGTGCGCGCGTGCTCAGCAAGCATAAGTTTCCCGCCACCATCATCTTTCTCACCGTCGCCGGCGAGGAGCAGGGGCTGAATGGAAGCACTCATTTTGCCAAAATGGCCAAAGAACAAGGCTGGCAACTTGAGGGCGTGCTTAACAATGACATCGTCGGCGGCAACCGCACACCCGGCGACACAATGCAGAACAACAACTGGGTGCGCGTGTTTTCTGAAGGTATTCCAGCCGCCGCCACCGATGCCGATTTGCGCCGCATCAAGGCAATTGGCGGAGAGAATGATTCTTCCTCGCGCGAACTGGCCCGCTACATTCACTCCGTGGGCGAAACTTATGATTTTGGGGCATTTTCTCCCAAGCTGATCTTCCGTCGTGACCGCTACCTGCGCGGTGGCGATCACAGCGCCTTCAATGAGCAGGGCTTTGCTGCTGTCCGCTTTACCGAATATCGTGAAGATTACAACCATCAACACCAAAACGTGAGGACAGAAAACGGCATCGAATATGGTGACCTGCCGAAATTTGTGGATTTTGAATATGTCGCAAATGTGGCGCGCCTGAATGCCGCGACACTGGCGAGCCTGGCTTCATCGCCTGCGCCGCCCAGCGACGTACATTTGTTGACCAAGCAGCTTGAAAACGATTCCAAAATCCAATGGAAGCCCGCGCCCGGAGCTACAGCCTATGAAGTGCTTTGGCGCAAGACCACTGACGCGGATTTCCCGGAAGAAAACTTGTTGCGAACGACCGAGCCAAAAGTTGACCTTCCGGATTCCAAGGACAATGTGATTTTTGGAGTACGATCAGTGGATGCCAAGGGTCACCGAAGCCTGATCGTGATTCCTGAACCGGAAAGATAA
- a CDS encoding carboxypeptidase-like regulatory domain-containing protein — MKRLTAIAAILLAFGASFAVPVAGATALFQRGQSETRTLVGHVLDDREQPLQKAIVYLKNTKNLAIKTYITEPDGTFRFSGLSANIDYEVYAEHQGARSDTKTLSGFDSRRQVNMTLKIKGK; from the coding sequence ATGAAAAGGCTTACCGCTATAGCCGCAATTTTGCTGGCTTTTGGGGCCTCGTTTGCCGTCCCCGTTGCCGGAGCTACAGCATTGTTCCAGCGAGGCCAGAGTGAAACGCGGACGCTGGTAGGGCACGTCCTGGACGATCGGGAGCAGCCGCTGCAAAAGGCGATTGTGTATCTGAAGAATACGAAAAATCTGGCAATCAAGACCTACATCACCGAGCCGGATGGTACTTTCAGGTTTTCAGGGCTTTCCGCCAATATCGACTACGAAGTTTATGCGGAGCATCAAGGCGCGCGCAGTGACACCAAAACGCTGAGCGGTTTTGACAGCCGACGCCAGGTGAACATGACCTTGAAGATCAAAGGCAAATAG